The proteins below come from a single Cannabis sativa cultivar Pink pepper isolate KNU-18-1 chromosome 3, ASM2916894v1, whole genome shotgun sequence genomic window:
- the LOC133035904 gene encoding uncharacterized protein LOC133035904, translating to MVSEILQEDAEIPVPIEEFRYVRDVYQMFLPWPKHLILTTEGPLAQPPSRRDASKGKAPMLSPQSRGAREDELFTEEKMALIPNSLKWMIHEFLRLKDKRDIITISVPRGFIAPRTRIILSGEDLRRVATCNYIGNRGMRLE from the exons atggtttcggaaatcctgcaagaggacgctgaaatcccagtcccaattgaagagttcagatatgttagggacgtgtaccagatgttccttccttggcctaaacacttaattttaacaaccgag ggtccactcgctcaaccgccctcaagacgtgatgcgtcaaaggggaaagctccgatgctttctccacaaagccgtggtgcacgggaagatgagttgttcacggaagagaagatggcgttgatccctaattcgctaaaatggatgattcatgaattcctaaggctcaaagataaacgtgatataatcacaatttctgtcccccgaggattcattgcaccgcgtacccgCATCAttttatctggagaggatttgcgaCGGGTTGCTACGTGTAACTACATCGGCAACCGGGGAATgcgtttggaatga
- the LOC115699030 gene encoding uncharacterized protein LOC115699030 gives MDNEKNVEEMIDDLTTTETNLSSSDGDKPVKERRKGNVRKNRNDRQMQDKNKSKDNDKDKEKDKEKEGCENEKGNGRPEKKQRIGKKTSSVWDHYTLLPDCDPGKPRAACNYCGTDYAADTKLNRTSTLWAHVERKCKKCPFSDWAEQNKRQQSTLDRFTKKKTITCNEEEVASSGLPLRFNQNLVRKAIAEYIIVDELPFRHIDGKGFQKLIRLFF, from the coding sequence ATGGATAATGAGAAAAATGTGGAGGAGATGATTGATGACTTGACCACTACAGAAACTAATTTGTCTAGTTCTGATGGGGATAAACCAgtgaaagaaagaagaaaagggAATGTAAGGAAGAATAGAAATGATCGTCAAATGCAAGACAAGAACAAGAGCAAGGACAATGACAAAGACAAGGAGAAAGACAAAGAAAAAGAGGGATGTGAAAATGAAAAAGGGAATGGAAGACCGGAAAAGAAGCAAAGAATTGGAAAGAAAACATCTAGTGTTTGGGATCATTACACTTTGTTGCCAGATTGTGATCCCGGGAAGCCAAGGGCTGCTTGCAATTATTGTGGTACCGATTATGCGGCAGATACAAAGTTGAACAGGACCAGCACATTATGGGCGCATGTGGAgagaaaatgtaaaaaatgtCCTTTTAGTGACTGGGCTGAACAAAATAAAAGGCAACAATCTACTCTCGACAGATTTactaaaaagaaaacaataactTGCAATGAAGAAGAAGTTGCTTCAAGTGGGCTGCCATTAAGATTTAATCAAAACCTAGTTCGGAAAGCAATAGCTGAATATATCATCGTGGATGAGTTACCTTTTCGGCACATTGATGGAAAAGGATTTCAAAAGCTTATCAGACTTTTTTTTTGA